The nucleotide sequence TACGCCGCCGAGAACGACGTCTACGACCACGTGAACGCGCTCGGCGAGCAGTTGCGTGCCGGCATCACCGACATCCTCGAGGAGCGGGCGCCGGAGTACACCGTCGTCGGCACCGGGAGCATCTTCAAGACGATCTTCACCCGCGAGGGGCGCGGCGGCGAGGGCCGTTGCGAGGCCGGCTGTCGCCAGCGCGAAGACTGCCCGAACTACGACGCCTGTCCCAAGACGGGCGCGGACGTGGCCGCAGCCGAGACCAACCGCTGGGAGCGGGTCTTCTGGCAGGAGATGAAGGATCGGGGGATCTTCCTCACCGCCAACCAGTTCGAGGCGCAGTTCGTGAGCTACGCCCACACGGAGGCGGACGTCCAGCGAACGCTCGACGCCTACCAGGACGCGCTGTAGACCGAACACCGCGCGACAGTGTGCGACACGAGAGACGGCCGTTATCGATCGGGACGATAGTGTGATCGCACACTACGATTTATACAGGGAGATCACCTACCCGTGGACGTGGGCAGTGAGAACGTCGACTCCGAGAGCAAAGTGTCGGGGAACCAGGCGAACATCCCCGCTCGCATCCGCCGGGAACTCGACATCGACGACGGCGACACGCTCCGCTGGCACGTCGAGGACGACGGCACGCTCCGCGTCCGGGTCGTTCAGCAGCGAAGCGGTACGTTCAGCGACTTCGACGGCTACGACGGTGAGCAGGAGACCGCAGTCACGACCGACCACGATGCGTGGGGCGTCGACACGGAATAGATGCCGCGAGCACTCGTCGATACGACGGTCCTCTTCGCCGCTGCGTACCGTCGTGACGAGGCACACGACGGGGCCCTCGCCATCCTCACGGGCATCGATACCGCCGACCTTCCGGAGGCAGTGATCCTCGACTACGTGCTCGCAGAGACGCTGAACGGACTGACGAACCACGCCGGACACGCGGCCGCCGTCGACTTTCTCGACCGAATAGAGGAGAACGCGCGCTGCCACATCGACACCCTGACCGCGGACGAGTTCGCGACGGCGAAAGCGCTCTTCCGGCGGCACGAGGGGTTCTCGTTCGTCGACGCCGCTATCGTGGCGTATATGCAAGCGGAGGGGCTCGGCTACCTCTACGCGTTCGACGACGACTTCGACGCCGCCGCGGACGTCTACCGCCTCGACACGGCGACCGATCCCTATCAGCCGGAGTGACGTTCGCGGTCACCCCTCGTCCTCGCGCTCGTGATACGGCGGCACGAACACGTCCGCCTCGACCATCTTCTCGATCTGTCGCTCGGTCACCTCCTCGGCGTAGGTGTCGTGATCGACGGGTTGGCGGTCCAGCCACAGGTTCTTCGGGTAGATCTCGCGGTCGTAGATGGGCTGGATCAGCTCGGTCCGCAGGTCCTTGATCCAGTTGGTCAGCGGCGAGGACGTGCGGTGTTCGCGGAGCCCTTCCACGTCGATCGGGGCGGCGCAGTACGAGGACCCGGCGCCGTAGGCGTGTTCGGCGAGGATCTGCCCGCGGTGGTCGACGATCATCGATCCGCCGCCGAAGGTGTCGACCGGCGTGTCGGCGTCCGGGGTGACGTAGTACGTCCCCAGGTTGGGGGCGACGACGTAGCAGGTGTTGTCGAGAGCGCGGGCGCGGTTCTGGATCTCCCAGCTGTCGTTCGCCACGAGGGGTTCGGGGCAGGCGATCCGGCAGATCACCTCGGCGCCGTTCATCGCGAGGCCGCGGACGTACTCGGGGTAGGCGCCCTCGATGGCCAGCGAGATGCCGATGCGACCGATCTCGGTGTCGACGACGGGAAAGAGGTCGTCCAGGTCGTCGCCGTGGTGGTCGGTCCAGTCGTCCCACACGTCGTGGGGGGAGACCGATCGCTCGACGGGGAGCAGGGGCGTCACCTTCCGGTGGGTGTGGATCACGTCGCCGTCGGGGTCGATCACGAAGGCCGTGTTGTAGAATTTCCCGTCGTACTCGGGGGCCTTCTCCTTGGCCGAGGCGACGATGAAGGTCTCGAACTCCTTGGCGTACTCGCCGAGGGTCTCGGTTTCGGGGCCCGGGATGTCGATCGCGATCTCCTCCCGGTAGGTCGCGTGGTCCATGTCGAACACTTCGTCGGTGAACCCCTGGAGCGCGCCCTCGGGGAGGACGGCGAGCCGGACGGGGAGCTCGAGGCCGCTGAGCCACGTGGCCGCCGAGAGGGCCTCGTGCACGTGCTCCAGGTTCCGCTCGATGTCACTGCGTTCCTCGACCCCCCACACGGTCGGGGAGAGGCCGACGGCGTTGTATTTCGGGATCTTCGACATGCGTCGGGGGGTCTCGGGTCCGACGGATATCGTTTGTGCCGTCGATCGGAACTGGTGGGCTTTTCACCCTCGGGAGCGACCGATCGGACATGAATACAGGCGGGACAATCCGGCTGGCGACACGCGGATCCGACCTCGCCCGCCGACAGACGGCGAACGTTCGCGACCGCCTCGACGGGCGACGCCGCAGCGTCGAGACGGTGGAGGTGTCGACCCGCGGCGACGAGATCAGGGACGAACTCATCCATCGCCTCGGGAAGACGGGGGCGTTCGTCCGCGCGCTCGACGAGCGGGTGCTCGACGGGGACGTCGACGCCGCGGTCCACTCGATGAAGGACATGCCCACGGAGTCGCCGCCGGAACTCGTGGTCGCCGGCGTGCCGGAGCGTGCCCCCGCGGGCGACGTGCTGGTGACGCCCGACGGGAGCGACCTCGACGACCTCCCGGCGGGCGCTGTCGTCGGCACTTCGTCGCTCCGGCGGGGCGCGCAACTGCGCCGCGAGCGGCCGGACCTCGACGTGGAACCGCTCCGGGGCAACGTCGACACCCGGGTGGAGAAACTGCTCGCGCCGACCCTCCAGCGCGAACACCAGCGGCGGCTGGACGCCGAGGACGAGGACGAGGGGGAGCATCCGGACGCGTTCGATCGCTCCGCCGAGGCGTGGTTCGACGACCTCGCGGAACTGGAGCGGCGGGCGCTGGAACGGGCGGTCGATCGGGAGTACGACGCGATCGTCCTCGCGGAGGCGGGGCTGGAGCGAAGCGGGCTGCTGGGAACCGTCGGGACGGTCCGGCTGCCGAAACCGCAGTTCGTCCCCGCGCCGGGCCAGGGTGCCATCGCGGTGACGGCGCTGGCTGAGGGCGAGGCGACGGCGACGATCCACGACCGGGTCGACGACCCGGTAACCCGCGTCGAGACGACCGTCGAGCGGACGGTCCTCGCGGAACTCGGCGGCGGCTGTATCGCCCCGATCGGCGTCCACGCGGTCGTCCAGGGGGAGTACGTTCACGTGGCGGTGCAGGTGCTTTCCCTCGATGGCGAGGAGGCGATCGAGCGGACCGCCGACCTGCCGATCACGGACCACGCGGCGGCGGCGGCGTCGCTGGCCGCCGAGTTGCGCGAGGCGGGGGCGGCCGATCTGATCGACCGCGCCCGCGAGGAGGCAGAGGAGTGACCGGGGAGGAACCGAGCGGGCGGCCGCGCGTGGCGGTCTTCCGCCCGGACGACGACCGACTGGCCGCGGCCCGGTCGCTCCTCGCGGACCTCGGCGCCGAGGCGGTCCCCGACCCGATGCTCGCGGTCGAACCGACCGGCGAGCGGCCGCGGGAGGCCGACTACGTCGTGTTCACGAGCAAGACCGGCGCCGAACTCGCCGCGGACGCGGACTGGGAACCGGGGGCGGCGACGGTCGTCGCCATCGGGCCGAAGACCGCGGACGCGCTGGAGGCGGCGGGCTACGCGGTCGACCTGGTGCCAGACGCGTTCTCCTCGACCGGGCTGGTCGACCTACTCGCTCCCCGGGTCGGGGCGGCGACGGTGGAGGTGGCCCGGAGCGACCACGGCAGTCCCGTCCTGCTCGACGGCCTGCGCGACGCGGGCGCCGCGGTCCACGAGACGGTGCTCTACCGGCTGGTCCGCCCCGAGGGGGCGGGCGAGTCGGCGACCCTCGCCGCGGACGGCGCCCTCGACGCCGCCTGCTTCACCTCGTCGCTGACGGTCGAACACTTCCTCGACGCCGCCGCCGAGCGCGGGATCCGTGCGGACGCGGTCGGTGGCCTGAACGCCGCCGTCGTCGGCGTCATCGGGGAGCCCACGCGGGAGACCGCCGAGGGCGAGGGGATCGCGGTCGACGTGGTGCCCGCCGAGGCGACCTTCGAGGCGCTGGCCCGCGAGACGGTCGCCCGCCTCGACTCACGCTGACGAGGGTTTATCACCGGTGGCGCACGAGTCGTCGACGATGACGGGTCCCGTACCGGAACTCGCCGAGCGCGCGGCGGCGTGTGCCGACCGGCTCCGGACCGCGGACTCGGTGTTGCTCGCCTCCCACATCGACGCGGACGGCCTGACGAGCGCCGCCGTCGCCGCGACGGCGCTGGAGCGCGCGGGCGTTCCCTTCGAGACGGTCTTCGAGAAGCAACTCGACGAGGCGGCGGTCCGGCGGATGGCGGCGACCGACCACGACACCGTCCTCTTCACCGACTTCGGGAGCGGCCAACTCGACGTGATCGCCGGCTTCGAGGGGCGGGGCGCGTTCGTCCCGGTGATCGCCGACCACCACCAGCCGGCCGACGCGACGACGACCTACCATCTGAACCCCCTGCTCGTGGGGATCGACGGCGCGAGCGAACTGTCGGGGGCGGGGGCGGCGTACGTCCTCGCACGCGCGCTCGAAGCCGACGGGGTCGACAACCGCGACCTCGCGGCACTGGCGGTCGTCGGCGCCGTCGGCGACATGCAGGGCGGAGTCGACGGCCTGACCGGCGCCAACGGGGGAATCGTCGCCGAAGGGGTCGCGGCGGGCGTCCTCGGCGAGGGCACGGACCTGGCGATGTACGGCCGACAGACCCGCCCGCTCCCGAAACTGCTCCAGTACGCGAGCGACGTGCGGATCCCGGGGATCACGGGCGACGAGGCCGGCGC is from Haloplanus salinarum and encodes:
- a CDS encoding AbrB/MazE/SpoVT family DNA-binding domain-containing protein, with the protein product MGSENVDSESKVSGNQANIPARIRRELDIDDGDTLRWHVEDDGTLRVRVVQQRSGTFSDFDGYDGEQETAVTTDHDAWGVDTE
- a CDS encoding type II toxin-antitoxin system VapC family toxin — translated: MPRALVDTTVLFAAAYRRDEAHDGALAILTGIDTADLPEAVILDYVLAETLNGLTNHAGHAAAVDFLDRIEENARCHIDTLTADEFATAKALFRRHEGFSFVDAAIVAYMQAEGLGYLYAFDDDFDAAADVYRLDTATDPYQPE
- a CDS encoding nitrilase-related carbon-nitrogen hydrolase, yielding MSKIPKYNAVGLSPTVWGVEERSDIERNLEHVHEALSAATWLSGLELPVRLAVLPEGALQGFTDEVFDMDHATYREEIAIDIPGPETETLGEYAKEFETFIVASAKEKAPEYDGKFYNTAFVIDPDGDVIHTHRKVTPLLPVERSVSPHDVWDDWTDHHGDDLDDLFPVVDTEIGRIGISLAIEGAYPEYVRGLAMNGAEVICRIACPEPLVANDSWEIQNRARALDNTCYVVAPNLGTYYVTPDADTPVDTFGGGSMIVDHRGQILAEHAYGAGSSYCAAPIDVEGLREHRTSSPLTNWIKDLRTELIQPIYDREIYPKNLWLDRQPVDHDTYAEEVTERQIEKMVEADVFVPPYHEREDEG
- the hemC gene encoding hydroxymethylbilane synthase, with the protein product MNTGGTIRLATRGSDLARRQTANVRDRLDGRRRSVETVEVSTRGDEIRDELIHRLGKTGAFVRALDERVLDGDVDAAVHSMKDMPTESPPELVVAGVPERAPAGDVLVTPDGSDLDDLPAGAVVGTSSLRRGAQLRRERPDLDVEPLRGNVDTRVEKLLAPTLQREHQRRLDAEDEDEGEHPDAFDRSAEAWFDDLAELERRALERAVDREYDAIVLAEAGLERSGLLGTVGTVRLPKPQFVPAPGQGAIAVTALAEGEATATIHDRVDDPVTRVETTVERTVLAELGGGCIAPIGVHAVVQGEYVHVAVQVLSLDGEEAIERTADLPITDHAAAAASLAAELREAGAADLIDRAREEAEE
- a CDS encoding uroporphyrinogen-III synthase, whose product is MTGEEPSGRPRVAVFRPDDDRLAAARSLLADLGAEAVPDPMLAVEPTGERPREADYVVFTSKTGAELAADADWEPGAATVVAIGPKTADALEAAGYAVDLVPDAFSSTGLVDLLAPRVGAATVEVARSDHGSPVLLDGLRDAGAAVHETVLYRLVRPEGAGESATLAADGALDAACFTSSLTVEHFLDAAAERGIRADAVGGLNAAVVGVIGEPTRETAEGEGIAVDVVPAEATFEALARETVARLDSR